TGCCTCTGCAGATCCTAGAAGCCTTCTCTGtacctcatcttttttttttttaaagatttatttattatgtatacaacattccttccatgtatgcttgcatgccagaagagggcgccagatctcattgtagatggctgtgagccaccatgtggttgctgggaattgaactcaggacctctggaagaacagtcagtgctcttaacctctgagccatctctccagccctatgtacCTCATCTTGTAGCATCACTCTGACTTTTGCCTGTACTATCTCACAGCATTTCCTTCTGTGTGGTTTTATCTCTTCTAAGGACACCAGTCACACTGCATTAAGGGCTCAACATAATCCAGTATGACCTGAACATAACTTACCTGTCTTAAAGACTGTTTCCAAGCAAGACAACATTCTGAGTAACTAGGAATTCAGACTCCAGAATATTTTATAGGGTCATAATTCAAGTCATTATAGAGATCATCCCCACCCTCATCCTGAAGAAATCCAGAGGCTAGCAGAGCCCCCATGCTCCACCCACCTACCTCAGTTCATCTACTTTGGTCTGACTGTGCGCCTCATCCATGGAACTTCCACCCTGACTTTCTGGACCTCTGCTTTTTTCTGGTTGTGTAAGGGTTCCAAGCCAACTCTCAACCCCCATTCACTTTTCCTACCAGTAGCAAAAAAGCTACTGGTATTATTCTTGGTGTCCCTACACCCTTGCCAACTTACTACTTGGAAGCATCCCCAGCTTTGGGTATGagccccacccacctccttccccaGTTCCATGCACTATGGCTGCTCCTTCAGCCCTATGGCTTGTCCTGACCTCCACCCTCAGATCTTAGGTGATACCAGGGCTAGGCACATGGGTTACATCTGCTATCATTACTCAGAACCAAGGGCCAGGAAGTACAAGTGCGGCCTGCCCCAGCCATGTCCTGAGGAGCACCTGGCCTTTCGCATAGTCAGCGGGGCTGCCAATGTCATCGGGCCCAAGATCTGCCTCGAGGACAAGATGTGAGCATATGGGctgggaagtgggaggggaaCTTGAGGCCAGGTCTGCAAGGGCCAAGGGCTAAGGGCTATATGAGGAAGAGATATCTGATATGACCATAAGAGatcttctgccccccccccactagGCTCATGAGCAGCGTCAAGGACAATGTGGGCCGTGGGCTGAACATTGCCCTGGTGAATGGTAAGTCCCCCATGTTGTGGGGTCAGCGTTCAGACCATAGAAGCAGATTCATGCTATGGCCTGCCCCCTCCACTCTATCACTCCCTATGCAGGTGCAGGTGGCTTCTGGGTACTCCCAGGGAGGCTTgtagggaaaaaaatctatgcCACCCAAAAGCTCTACAAAGGAAGTTACCCAGTGAATAACCAGTAGTGGTGGATGCATAGCGCCTCATGCCAGACGCTCCATGGGCTGTAGCTCTGTGAATGAAAGGATGACAGGGCATGTTTGAAGCTTCTGGAAGAGCTACCACCTTCCATGTTTGAGCCTGGGCGAGGGGCTGAAGCAGTAAGGTAGCATGTCCCAGACAGTTTGCTTAGCAGGTCTTCCTCTTCTTGCAACAGGGGTCAGTGGTGAGCTCCTGGAAGCCAGAGCCTTCGACATGTGGGCTGGAGGTGAGTGGCCACCACAGCATCCTATTATATATTTTCTCCCTGAAGCCCTGCCCTCTGTATCTTTGCGTTCTTATAGCTTTGGGTTCACAAAATATAGGGGACAGGGGATCTCTGTCTTGAGTCTATGTTTTGTGACCAGATGGCCGTAGCTTCTTTACCAGTTTGTCTGTGCTCATACTGGTAGCCCTTAATGTGGAATAGCCCTTGCCCAGTCCCTACATTGTTTTCCTCATTAGAAGAATATTGTTTGGTGGGGAAGGGCTGCTCAGTGGAACCTAAAGCTCCATTGCCTGTGGGCCCATCTCCAACAGATGTCAATGATCTCTTGAAGTTCATCCGGCCATTGCATGAAGGTACTCTAGTGTTTGTGGCATCCTATGATGATCCAGCTACCAAGTAAGTAACTATCAAGTTTAGCTCCAGTGCTGTCCCAGTACAGTCACAGTCCCAAGTTCATATTTCTTCTTACTGTGTGACAGGATGAACGAAGAGACCAGGAAACTTTTCTCTGAACTGGGCAGCAGGAACGCCAAGGAGCTAGCCTTCCGTGACAGCTGGGTGTTTGTGGGAGCCAAAGGTGTACAAAACAAGAGCCCCTTTGAGCAGGTACAGCAGATAACCTGGCACTTCTGCCCCCTAGCCCTGGTAACCTTGCCACCCCTTCTCTTTACACCAAAGCTTCCCTGAATACATATTTCAACCTAAAGAGTCTTTAAAAGTCAGAATGCCCATTGATTATAACTAAGAAATCTTTTTCACAGACGTTTTCAGGATGCTCAGTTCAGGGATGTAGCTCATTTATGGTAG
The sequence above is a segment of the Chionomys nivalis chromosome X, mChiNiv1.1, whole genome shotgun sequence genome. Coding sequences within it:
- the Fam3a gene encoding protein FAM3A, which produces MGLWRSGAYGLWPSLGRHCRACQACLRDSFASPRRPNETTGKFPDPIPRSPNSAPAGGPNPAGEVDMRLAGPLRIVALIITMGLTWILVTILLGGPGGGLPRIQQFFTSPENSVTAEPRARKYKCGLPQPCPEEHLAFRIVSGAANVIGPKICLEDKMLMSSVKDNVGRGLNIALVNGVSGELLEARAFDMWAGDVNDLLKFIRPLHEGTLVFVASYDDPATKMNEETRKLFSELGSRNAKELAFRDSWVFVGAKGVQNKSPFEQHVKNSKHTNKYEGWPEALEMEGCIPRRSMVG